The DNA segment AGATGATCGGCGAGCATGTGCGTGGCGCGCACGTCGCCGCCGACGATGATCGTGCGGGCGTCGACGCGCTCGGCCATCTTGCGCACTTCCTCGGCCGCGTCGGCCGCGTTCTTCGCCCAGTCGTTCTCGGCGCGGTGGGCGAAGCGCGGCTGTGACCAGCCGCCGGGTGCCGACTTCGGCATCGGGTCGCCGTCGCCGGCGGTCTTCTCGATCACGCGGTGGGCGCCATAACCGGTGACGTCGGCGCCGCCGTGATCGGCCCACGCAGTCACGAACGGGATGCGGCTCTGGCGCGCCTTGATGATCGGCACGAGGTCGGCCACGGGGCCCCATGAACCGCGCGGCGCCGGTACGGCTTCCGGGAGATAGTCGACCACCTGCACGCCGTCGGGCGTGGCGATCACCGCCAGCGTCTCGCCGCGCAGGTGAGCGTCGGGTACGAGCGGGTCGACGTGCGCCAGCGCGTCTTCCGGCGCGCCCTGGGCCAAAAGCTCGGTGCGCAGCGTCCGCCACTCGGCGTCCGAACGCGGGGTGGCGTTGGCCACGGCGGACTCGGTGGGCACGTACACGCTGAGGAACGGGCCGTCGATCAGGTGTTTCCAATCGGAGAGGTCGACGCCGCCGCTGGGAGTCGTTCCGGCAGTCTTCATATGAAGGACGGTACCCCGGGCTGTCTACGGGGAGACAGGGCCGAACGGCCCTGTCAAACGATCACGAAACCGGCATAGCCGTTGCTCGCCGCCTGTGCGCAGCGCTCGTTGAACGCCGGCACGCCGCCGACGTAGACCAGGGAGTTACGCAGCGTGCCGTCGAAGCCGGCGCGGCGGGCTCCGGTGAACCACGACGGCACCTTCGTGAACAGCATCCGCTCCGCGCTGGCGATCACTTCGTCGTTCCACTCCTCCTGCGCCTCGACGGTCGGCTCGACCGATTGCTTGTGCTGGGCGCGCACGTGATCGATCAGGTCGACTATCCAGTCGCTGTTCGTTTCGATGCAGCGCGTCATGTTGCAGAACCCGCCCGCCTGCTGCGGGCCGATGACCATGAAGAAGTTCGGGAACCCGGCGGTCATGAGCCCGAACAGCGTGCGCGGTCCGTCGGCCCACGCGTCGCGCAGGGTGCGTCTGTCGCGGCCCCGGATGTCCATGCGGTCGTACGGTCCGGTGATGGCGTCGAAGCCGACGGCGTAGACGATGACGTCGAAGGCGCGCTCGCCGTCGCTCGTAACGATGCCGTCCCGGGTGATGCGTTCGATCGGCGTGGCCCGCAGGTCGACGAGGTCGACGTTCGGTCGGTTGTACGCCTCGTAGTAGTTGGTCTCCATCGGCACGCGCCGGGTGCCGAACCCGTGGTCGGTCGGGATCAGCTTCTCGGCGAGCGCCGGGTCGTGCACGCGGGCGCGGATCTTGTCGGCCACGAAGTCGCTGATGAGCTTGTTGGCTTCCGCGTTGACGAGCGTGTCGCGGAAGTTGCCCATCCAGATGGCGAAGCCGCGCTCGGCCCACAGCCGCTCGAACAACTCGGCGCGTTCGGTGGCGCTGACCTCGAGCGCCTTGCGCCGGTCGGCGTCGTGGACGAAGGCGCCGAAGGTGGTGCGGCAGCGCTCGAACAACTCGCCGTAGCGCGCCTTGAGGTCGGCCTGTTCCTCCGCGGTGATGGGCGCGTTGCCCAGTGGCGCGCACCAGTTCGGTGTCCGCTGGTAGACGGTGAGGTGGCTCGCCACCTTCGCCACCTCGGGGATCAACTGCACGGCAGTCGCGCCCGTGCCGATCACGGCGACGCGCTTGCCGGTCAGGTCGAGGCCTTCGGGCCAGTCGGTGGTGTGGAACGCGGTGCCGGCGAAGTCGGCGACGCCGGGCCAGGGCGGCGGGTTGGGCGCGGCGGTCAACACGCCGATGGCGCCGATGACGAAACGCGCTGTGTCGGTCAAGCCGTCGTCCAACGTGACGGTCCATTCGGCGCGGCGGTCGTCGTAGATCGCCGAGGTGACGCGGCGACCGAAGGTGATGTCGCGGCGAAGGTCGAAGCGGTCGGCGACGTGTTGCAGGTAGCGCAGCGTCTCGGGCTGGGCGGCGAAGTGCTCGGACCAGTCCCACTCCTCGAGCAGTTCGGGCGAGAACGAATACGCGTAGGTGTAGCTCTCGGAGTCGAAGCGGGCGCCGGGGTAGCGGTTCTTGAACCACGTGCCACCGACGTCGTCGTTGGCCTCGTACACGTGGGCGCTGATGCCGCGCTCACGCAGGCGGTGCAGCGCGTAGAGCCCGGAGACTCCGGCGCCGATGATGATGACGTCGGCCACGGGTCCTACCGGTGTCGCCCGAGGAAGTCGAGGATGGCGCGGTTGAAGACCTCGTTGCGGTCGCCGGCGACCATGTGTCCGGCGCCGGCGACGTCCGCGAACTCGGCGTGGGGCACGAGGGCGAGGAACTGATTGGCCGTCTCCTCCCTCACGATGTCGCTGCTGCGGCCGCGCACCAGCAGCACCGGGATGCGCAGGGCGCGCGCCGCGTCCTCGCGGCGCTCCTCGCTGACGAGGCGCGTGCGCGTCTCGTCGACGCCTTGGAACATGCCGGTCATGAAGCGCGGGTCCCAGTGCCAGTACCAGCGGCCGTTGCGCTCGCGCACGTTCTTCTTGAGGCCCGACAGGTCGGTCGGGCGCGGCCGGTGCGGGTTGTAGGCCTGGATGGCGTCGGCGACGTCGTCGAGCGTGTCGAAGCCGTCGAGGTGGCCCGTCATGAACTCGATGATGCGGTCGCGGCCGGCA comes from the Acidimicrobiales bacterium genome and includes:
- a CDS encoding Vms1/Ankzf1 family peptidyl-tRNA hydrolase translates to MKTAGTTPSGGVDLSDWKHLIDGPFLSVYVPTESAVANATPRSDAEWRTLRTELLAQGAPEDALAHVDPLVPDAHLRGETLAVIATPDGVQVVDYLPEAVPAPRGSWGPVADLVPIIKARQSRIPFVTAWADHGGADVTGYGAHRVIEKTAGDGDPMPKSAPGGWSQPRFAHRAENDWAKNAADAAEEVRKMAERVDARTIIVGGDVRATHMLADHLPRDADVHIIDPGRANDGSEEFRDEEVRRIVNTAVAEDTVAVLEKFKTERGQLDRAVDGINATADALKRAAVDVLLVHDDRDLLADGAGIVDNLVHDAIATGASVRVIPAAGPVEGGIGAILRWA
- a CDS encoding NAD(P)/FAD-dependent oxidoreductase translates to MADVIIIGAGVSGLYALHRLRERGISAHVYEANDDVGGTWFKNRYPGARFDSESYTYAYSFSPELLEEWDWSEHFAAQPETLRYLQHVADRFDLRRDITFGRRVTSAIYDDRRAEWTVTLDDGLTDTARFVIGAIGVLTAAPNPPPWPGVADFAGTAFHTTDWPEGLDLTGKRVAVIGTGATAVQLIPEVAKVASHLTVYQRTPNWCAPLGNAPITAEEQADLKARYGELFERCRTTFGAFVHDADRRKALEVSATERAELFERLWAERGFAIWMGNFRDTLVNAEANKLISDFVADKIRARVHDPALAEKLIPTDHGFGTRRVPMETNYYEAYNRPNVDLVDLRATPIERITRDGIVTSDGERAFDVIVYAVGFDAITGPYDRMDIRGRDRRTLRDAWADGPRTLFGLMTAGFPNFFMVIGPQQAGGFCNMTRCIETNSDWIVDLIDHVRAQHKQSVEPTVEAQEEWNDEVIASAERMLFTKVPSWFTGARRAGFDGTLRNSLVYVGGVPAFNERCAQAASNGYAGFVIV
- a CDS encoding alpha/beta hydrolase yields the protein MLEGARGVHLAADVGGPEDGPTVVLLHGGGQTRHSWHGTWQVLVDAGWRAVSLDLRGHGDSEWPEDGDYSHVAFAEDVVAVSRQLRTPPVLVGASLGGLASLLAVAEAPRQEDVARALVLVDVAHRIEGAGRDRIIEFMTGHLDGFDTLDDVADAIQAYNPHRPRPTDLSGLKKNVRERNGRWYWHWDPRFMTGMFQGVDETRTRLVSEERREDAARALRIPVLLVRGRSSDIVREETANQFLALVPHAEFADVAGAGHMVAGDRNEVFNRAILDFLGRHR